A window from Azoarcus sp. DD4 encodes these proteins:
- a CDS encoding TonB-dependent receptor, which produces MFRQPEIKPVAAAVGAVLAVLFSQLAVAQGVATERELSPVVVADGGSYVPLDPTLPSSSHSVTRKELQNQSFVNTEDALAYAPNTTVRKRFIGDRNANLSGRSFGTLQPARGLAYVDGYLISNFLGRFDAPRWNIVAPEEVARTDVLYGPFSAIYPGNSIGTTVAITTRTPDAPEASARVLAYRQTHDDYGLKRDYGGDQESVFAGRRWGDLSMSVSLNRLAYESQPMAYASASATSANVAGLPVVSGAVLDRDPSGKARAVLGATGMQEGVQTQAKIKLAYDIGKELQADMLFAHWRNDYRVSNETLLRDADGNPYWRPASGSSAVNIDGQRYTVPAMPPQRGEDEHVQFGGRLRTTRDVGWNHSIQVSRYQMDTDSLRQANVSDPFAKGAVAGSDTRRDGTGWTTLELQSTWTPAQHLGHALTFGYHRNLYELENRVYALANWHSSANRGAETQSYLGKTEVQALYAQDAWRFHPDWVATLGLRLERFRAFDGAQFAAGSRVEHDDRSASAASPKLSLSYALSDTWLLRASYGRGVRFPTVSELFQGTVSNNSIYNNDPDLKPEKSDAMELSAMRDTGAGNLRISLYQDNIRDAIYQQRQDVGGVAVNTVQNVARVRTRGIEIAWQAADVLIEGFDLQASAAYNDAVTVSNPALPATEGKRFPRIPRVRASLHGSYEHGPWTASLGIRHSGRQYGELDNSDRNADTFGAVSSFTVADARFIYRFGRQASLALGVDNLTDERYYVYHPYPGRTLYAEFSLAY; this is translated from the coding sequence ATGTTTCGTCAGCCGGAGATCAAGCCGGTGGCTGCCGCGGTGGGTGCCGTGCTCGCAGTCTTGTTTTCGCAATTGGCGGTCGCGCAGGGAGTGGCGACAGAGCGTGAATTGAGTCCCGTCGTGGTTGCCGACGGTGGCAGCTATGTACCGCTGGATCCGACACTGCCGTCGTCCAGCCACTCGGTCACGCGCAAGGAGTTGCAGAACCAGAGTTTCGTCAACACCGAGGACGCGCTTGCCTACGCACCCAATACCACGGTCCGCAAGCGTTTCATCGGCGACCGCAATGCCAACCTGTCGGGGCGCTCGTTCGGGACGCTGCAGCCGGCTCGCGGGCTCGCCTATGTGGACGGGTACCTGATCTCCAACTTTCTCGGCCGTTTCGATGCGCCGCGCTGGAACATCGTCGCGCCGGAAGAGGTGGCTCGGACCGACGTGCTCTACGGACCGTTCTCGGCGATCTACCCGGGCAATTCGATCGGCACCACGGTGGCGATCACCACCCGTACGCCCGATGCCCCCGAAGCGTCGGCACGCGTGCTGGCTTACCGGCAGACTCACGACGATTACGGCCTCAAGCGCGACTATGGCGGCGACCAGGAAAGTGTCTTCGCCGGTCGCCGCTGGGGCGACCTGTCGATGTCGGTGTCGCTCAACCGCCTGGCCTATGAGTCGCAGCCGATGGCCTATGCGAGCGCGAGCGCGACCAGTGCCAACGTCGCCGGTCTGCCGGTGGTGAGTGGCGCGGTGCTCGATCGCGATCCGTCCGGCAAGGCGCGGGCGGTGCTTGGCGCGACAGGCATGCAGGAAGGCGTGCAGACCCAGGCCAAGATCAAGCTCGCCTACGACATCGGCAAGGAGCTCCAGGCCGACATGCTGTTCGCGCACTGGCGCAACGACTACCGGGTGAGCAACGAGACCCTGCTGCGCGACGCCGACGGCAACCCCTACTGGCGACCGGCCAGCGGCAGCAGTGCGGTGAACATCGACGGCCAGCGCTACACCGTGCCGGCGATGCCGCCACAGCGCGGTGAGGACGAGCATGTGCAGTTCGGTGGCCGCCTGCGCACCACACGCGACGTCGGCTGGAACCACTCGATCCAGGTGTCGCGTTACCAGATGGACACCGACAGCCTGCGACAGGCGAATGTGTCGGATCCCTTCGCCAAGGGCGCGGTCGCGGGCTCCGACACACGGCGCGACGGGACCGGCTGGACCACGCTGGAGCTGCAATCGACCTGGACGCCGGCGCAGCACCTCGGCCATGCGCTTACGTTCGGCTATCACCGCAATCTCTATGAACTCGAGAACCGGGTGTATGCGCTTGCGAACTGGCATTCGTCGGCCAATCGCGGCGCCGAGACGCAGAGCTATCTGGGCAAGACCGAGGTGCAGGCACTCTATGCACAGGATGCCTGGCGCTTCCACCCCGACTGGGTGGCAACGCTGGGCCTGCGGCTGGAGCGCTTCCGTGCCTTCGACGGCGCGCAGTTCGCGGCCGGAAGCAGGGTGGAGCACGACGACCGCAGCGCCTCGGCGGCCAGCCCCAAGCTGTCGCTCTCCTATGCGCTCAGCGACACCTGGCTGCTGCGCGCGTCCTACGGTCGCGGCGTGCGTTTCCCGACGGTTTCCGAACTCTTCCAGGGCACGGTTTCCAACAACAGCATCTATAACAACGATCCCGATCTGAAACCGGAAAAGAGCGACGCGATGGAACTGTCGGCGATGCGCGATACCGGCGCCGGCAACCTGCGGATCTCGCTCTACCAGGACAACATCCGCGACGCGATCTATCAGCAGCGCCAGGATGTCGGCGGTGTCGCGGTCAACACCGTGCAGAACGTGGCGAGGGTGCGCACCCGCGGGATAGAGATCGCCTGGCAGGCGGCCGACGTCCTGATCGAGGGCTTCGACCTGCAGGCGAGCGCCGCCTACAACGATGCCGTCACCGTGTCGAATCCGGCTCTGCCGGCGACCGAGGGCAAGCGCTTCCCGCGCATTCCGCGGGTACGGGCAAGTCTTCATGGCAGCTACGAGCACGGACCTTGGACCGCTTCGCTGGGGATACGGCATTCAGGCCGGCAGTACGGCGAACTCGACAACAGCGATCGCAATGCCGACACCTTCGGCGCGGTGTCCAGCTTCACCGTGGCGGATGCACGCTTTATCTATCGCTTCGGCCGGCAGGCGAGTCTTGCCCTCGGCGTCGACAACCTGACCGACGAGCGCTACTACGTCTATCACCCTTATCCCGGGCGGACCCTGTATGCGGAATTCAGCCTTGCGTATTGA
- a CDS encoding DUF2946 domain-containing protein, with translation MFRVHARQRFTAWIACLAVLLGALMPTIGQATVVAGDSSGRWLEICTAMGLERIAVNDGSDEPDGSPADADVAHCPYCLTHAGSFALPPVELPAFAVLGGADVVPTLFFLAPRPLFAWASSRSRAPPPSA, from the coding sequence ATGTTCCGAGTCCACGCCCGGCAGCGCTTCACCGCCTGGATCGCCTGTCTGGCGGTCCTGCTGGGTGCATTGATGCCGACGATCGGGCAGGCAACGGTGGTCGCTGGCGACAGTTCGGGGCGCTGGCTGGAAATCTGTACCGCGATGGGACTGGAACGCATCGCGGTGAACGATGGCAGCGACGAGCCGGATGGTTCGCCCGCTGACGCAGACGTGGCGCATTGCCCCTACTGTCTCACCCATGCCGGCAGCTTCGCGCTGCCGCCGGTCGAACTGCCGGCCTTCGCCGTGCTTGGCGGGGCCGATGTCGTGCCCACGCTCTTCTTCCTCGCGCCGCGCCCGCTCTTCGCCTGGGCGAGTTCCCGGTCGCGCGCACCGCCTCCCTCCGCCTGA